A window from Mytilus galloprovincialis chromosome 8, xbMytGall1.hap1.1, whole genome shotgun sequence encodes these proteins:
- the LOC143042625 gene encoding uncharacterized protein LOC143042625 isoform X2, with protein sequence MSDETKCNVCKTKNQIMKRCTRCHSVFYCSKECQISDWKTHRQICQQINSRTNSSETSYKDDGSIFTESKPQGKITIHHRPAVDFHKASKDLQNQKPLTEPVNRSIKPENSYLHCNQYKTDLPVIDESQPFCEITVKCNKQKQKLKIQNAWSGDDIFKVFSNKLNISYEKIKVINKGKILTFDTIASAISNKAIFQVIGEQAANEDGLDTGDVDVLMKQMGVDRNEAVMALRKCGDVVDAIIELGKK encoded by the exons ATGTCAGACGAAACAAAATGTAACGTCTGTAAGACTAAGAACCAGATTATGAAAAGATGTACACGATGTCACAGTGTATTTTACTG CTCAAAGGAATGCCAGATTAGTGACTGGAAGACACACAGACAGATTTGCCAACAAATCAACTCTAGAACAAATAGTTCAGAGACTTCTTATAAAGATGACGGGTCAATATTCACAGAGAGTAAACCTCAAG GTAAAATAACAATCCATCATCGTCCTGCAGTTGATTTCCACAAAGCTTCTAAAGACTTGCAGAACCAGAAACCTCTGACAGAACCTGTAAATAGATCTATAAAACCCGAGAATTCCTATCTACATTGTAACCAGTACAAAACTGATCTACCTGTGATTGACGAAAGTCAGCCATTTTGTGAAATAActgtaaaatgtaacaaacaaaaacaaaagttaaaaatacaaaatgctTGGAGTGGGGACGATATATTTAAAGTGTTTTCGAACAAATTAAACATTTCATATGAAAAGATCAAAGTAATTAATAAAGGGAAGATTTTAACTTTTGACACAATTGCGTCTGCTATTTCAAACAAAGCTATCTTCCAAGTGATTGGTGAACAGGCAGCCAATGAGGACGGACTAGATACTGGTGATGTTGATGTACTTATGAAACAAATGGGAGTAGATAGAAACGAGGCTGTAATGGCCCTGAGAAAGTGTGGGGATGTCGTTGATGCTATTATTGAGTTAggcaaaaaataa
- the LOC143042626 gene encoding stomatin-like, with product MMDLRTVCRDIRPQQILTKDCVNIMVDAVVYSRIFNPNLSVCYFSKPHLSMSILAATTLRKTLGKRDMSEIYCDKKKIAREVARKFDRQTANWGIKLERIEIKEIKLPKEMERSMAAEAEAARQARAKVITAKGEQNASRALKEAADIMSQSPAAIQLRYLQTLKSVAAKNNSTIIFPLPMQLSQGYAQS from the exons ATGATGGATTTACGAACGGTGTGTCGGGACATCAGACCTCAACAG ATTTTGACAAAAGACTGTGTGAACATCATGGTGGATGCAGTAGTTTATAGTCGTATATTTAATCCGAATTTGTCAGTATGCTATTTCTCGAAGCCACATTTATCTATGAGTATTCTGGCTGCAACTACACTTAGAAAAACTTTAGGAAAGAGAGACATGTCTGAAATATATTGTGACAAAAAGAAAATTGCCAGGGAGGTAGCG AGGAAATTTGACAGACAAACAGCTAACTGGGGAATTAAACTGGAAAGGATTGAAAT aaaagaaatcAAACTTCCGAAAGAAATGGAGAGATCTATGGCAGCTGAGGCAGAAGCTGCAAGACAAGCGCGTGCAAAG GTCATAACAGCCAAAGGAGAACAAAATGCATCTAGAGCCTTAAAAGAGGCGGCAGATATCATGTCACAATCACCTGCCGCCATTCAGCTCAGATACTTACAGACACTTAAATCTGTGGCAGCTAAAAATAACTCAACCATTATATTTCCTTTGCCGATGCAACTATCACAAGGATATGCTCAAAGCTGA
- the LOC143042625 gene encoding uncharacterized protein LOC143042625 isoform X1, with the protein MDPDKHFCNDLKMSDETKCNVCKTKNQIMKRCTRCHSVFYCSKECQISDWKTHRQICQQINSRTNSSETSYKDDGSIFTESKPQGKITIHHRPAVDFHKASKDLQNQKPLTEPVNRSIKPENSYLHCNQYKTDLPVIDESQPFCEITVKCNKQKQKLKIQNAWSGDDIFKVFSNKLNISYEKIKVINKGKILTFDTIASAISNKAIFQVIGEQAANEDGLDTGDVDVLMKQMGVDRNEAVMALRKCGDVVDAIIELGKK; encoded by the exons ATGGATCCGGACAAAC aTTTCTGCAATGATTTAAAAATGTCAGACGAAACAAAATGTAACGTCTGTAAGACTAAGAACCAGATTATGAAAAGATGTACACGATGTCACAGTGTATTTTACTG CTCAAAGGAATGCCAGATTAGTGACTGGAAGACACACAGACAGATTTGCCAACAAATCAACTCTAGAACAAATAGTTCAGAGACTTCTTATAAAGATGACGGGTCAATATTCACAGAGAGTAAACCTCAAG GTAAAATAACAATCCATCATCGTCCTGCAGTTGATTTCCACAAAGCTTCTAAAGACTTGCAGAACCAGAAACCTCTGACAGAACCTGTAAATAGATCTATAAAACCCGAGAATTCCTATCTACATTGTAACCAGTACAAAACTGATCTACCTGTGATTGACGAAAGTCAGCCATTTTGTGAAATAActgtaaaatgtaacaaacaaaaacaaaagttaaaaatacaaaatgctTGGAGTGGGGACGATATATTTAAAGTGTTTTCGAACAAATTAAACATTTCATATGAAAAGATCAAAGTAATTAATAAAGGGAAGATTTTAACTTTTGACACAATTGCGTCTGCTATTTCAAACAAAGCTATCTTCCAAGTGATTGGTGAACAGGCAGCCAATGAGGACGGACTAGATACTGGTGATGTTGATGTACTTATGAAACAAATGGGAGTAGATAGAAACGAGGCTGTAATGGCCCTGAGAAAGTGTGGGGATGTCGTTGATGCTATTATTGAGTTAggcaaaaaataa